Proteins from a single region of Limibacter armeniacum:
- a CDS encoding alpha-glucuronidase family glycosyl hydrolase — MICKKLMLGVALLLAVTFVNAQSTDKVDGYALWFSNTEVATAATHPTGFYLEGKSDTRAIITAELQDGLSNLFGTEIKRQRKVSKGILLLITPQDKLAANYLKSGELDKLEEDGFLLKKENGMMVIAANTEIGLLYGTFHYLRLLRTGEQFPVRLEERPKFDRRILNHWDNLDRTVERGYAGRSLWQWDELPSKVDERYQEYAKANASVGINGTVLNNVNANPMILSEEYLIKVKSLADVFRPYGLKVYLSINFSSPAQLGGLPTSDPLDEQVIEWWQQKVAAIYKEIPDFGGFLVKANSEGLPGPQDFGRTHAEGANMLADALAPYHGIVMWRAFVYNPTEEDRAKQAYNEFLPLDGQFRKNVIVQVKNGPVDFQPREPFSPLFGRMQNTTLMPELQVTQEYLGFSNHLVYLGTLFKEFLDADTYAKGRNTPVSSISDGTVFKDSITAIAGVANIGSDPNWCGHHFAQSNWYAYGRLAWNHQLPAHKIAAEWLKQTFTTDQQFVNAMSRVMMESREATVNYMTPLGLHHLMGWGHHYGPEPWCAVPGARPDWMPSYYHKADINGIGFNRSSTGSNATAQYFDPLKSMYDNPQLCPEEYLLWFHHLPWDYTLHNGKTLWTELCYRYSEGVDQVKVFQDVWRTMKGKVDEQRYQEVESKLETQLKEASWWRDACLLYFQTFSQQPIPSELARPVHQLEDLKKLKFDMKHHN, encoded by the coding sequence ATGATCTGTAAAAAACTGATGTTGGGAGTAGCACTCCTTTTGGCTGTCACTTTTGTAAATGCGCAGTCTACAGACAAGGTAGATGGTTATGCATTATGGTTTTCCAATACTGAGGTTGCCACGGCTGCTACTCATCCAACAGGGTTTTATCTGGAAGGAAAATCAGACACCAGAGCTATCATCACAGCGGAACTTCAGGATGGATTGTCAAACCTGTTTGGCACCGAAATAAAAAGACAGCGTAAGGTATCTAAAGGGATATTATTACTGATTACACCTCAGGACAAGCTGGCAGCAAACTATCTCAAGTCAGGAGAATTGGACAAGTTGGAAGAGGATGGTTTTCTCCTAAAAAAGGAGAATGGTATGATGGTCATTGCTGCCAATACGGAGATTGGGTTGCTGTATGGAACATTCCATTACCTGAGACTGCTACGCACAGGTGAGCAGTTTCCCGTAAGGTTAGAAGAAAGACCAAAATTTGACCGACGTATCCTGAACCATTGGGATAACCTGGATAGGACAGTAGAAAGGGGCTACGCAGGAAGATCGCTTTGGCAGTGGGATGAGCTTCCTTCTAAAGTTGACGAGAGATATCAGGAATATGCCAAAGCGAATGCATCTGTCGGTATCAATGGTACGGTACTTAACAATGTAAATGCGAACCCGATGATTCTGAGCGAGGAGTACCTGATAAAAGTAAAATCACTGGCTGATGTATTTCGTCCCTATGGACTTAAGGTTTACTTGTCCATCAATTTTTCTTCTCCAGCTCAGTTAGGAGGTTTGCCTACATCAGATCCTTTGGATGAGCAGGTGATCGAATGGTGGCAGCAGAAGGTCGCTGCTATCTATAAGGAAATTCCTGATTTTGGAGGCTTTCTCGTAAAAGCCAATTCAGAAGGGTTACCAGGTCCGCAGGATTTTGGCAGAACCCATGCCGAAGGCGCCAATATGCTGGCTGATGCGCTGGCTCCTTATCATGGGATTGTAATGTGGCGGGCATTTGTCTACAACCCGACAGAGGAAGATCGGGCAAAGCAAGCTTACAATGAGTTTTTGCCACTGGATGGACAGTTCAGGAAGAATGTAATCGTTCAGGTCAAAAACGGCCCAGTAGATTTTCAGCCACGCGAACCGTTCAGCCCACTTTTCGGTCGCATGCAAAATACTACACTGATGCCTGAACTTCAGGTTACACAGGAATACCTAGGCTTTTCAAATCACTTGGTTTACCTCGGAACGCTTTTCAAGGAATTTCTTGATGCAGATACTTATGCAAAAGGAAGAAATACACCGGTATCCTCCATTAGTGATGGAACGGTTTTCAAGGATTCCATTACAGCGATTGCTGGCGTTGCCAATATCGGCTCAGATCCTAATTGGTGTGGTCATCACTTTGCTCAATCAAATTGGTATGCCTACGGACGTTTGGCTTGGAACCATCAGTTGCCTGCACACAAAATTGCAGCAGAATGGCTGAAGCAGACTTTCACAACAGATCAGCAGTTTGTCAATGCAATGAGTAGGGTCATGATGGAGTCAAGGGAGGCTACAGTCAATTACATGACGCCATTAGGACTTCACCACCTGATGGGGTGGGGACATCATTACGGTCCAGAACCTTGGTGTGCAGTACCAGGTGCCAGACCAGACTGGATGCCATCCTATTATCACAAGGCAGATATCAATGGGATTGGTTTTAACCGCTCTAGTACAGGCAGCAATGCAACTGCCCAATATTTTGACCCACTTAAGTCCATGTATGACAATCCGCAGCTTTGTCCTGAAGAATACCTGTTGTGGTTCCACCATTTGCCTTGGGACTATACACTTCATAACGGAAAAACATTATGGACAGAACTCTGCTACCGCTATAGTGAAGGTGTGGATCAGGTAAAAGTCTTTCAGGATGTTTGGAGAACAATGAAAGGGAAAGTAGACGAACAGCGATATCAAGAGGTGGAATCCAAATTGGAAACCCAACTGAAAGAGGCTAGCTGGTGGCGGGATGCCTGCTTACTTTACTTCCAGACTTTTTCTCAACAACCAATTCCGTCAGAGTTGGCAAGACCTGTCCATCAGCTCGAAGATTTGAAGAAGCTCAAGTTTGATATGAAACATCATAACTAG
- a CDS encoding glycan-binding surface protein: MRYLKYIVTLFIPIILGISLTSCQEDDLVNNGKPVIYYIRVTDPAEADVALDSAYMGNLIAIVGDNLGDVREIWFNDQSAILNPAFISDQSILVTTPNTPPAEVTDELTLKFGNGGELTHSFSISISAPRVDVLKNEYAPVGTPLTIKGDFFFDPLVVTFEGGVEAEVVSLAQSELTVIVPEGAAPGAVTVETNFGTATSSQMYYDTRNVFADFEDEPSGWWHGHLFIVDQDPDVDPISGRFIRVNQEYAGWFEMLVAPANSSLATGNIPADAIQNPQKYNLKFELNTVTPWADQTVLKFFIGNEIEPDRHSQNYAWASGAIDTKGKWETMSIPFEYIMANSAANPNTNEGKYAVSFFFNEGVSQTLNFAVDNFRVTPK, encoded by the coding sequence ATGAGATACTTGAAATATATCGTAACCCTTTTTATCCCAATCATACTGGGGATTAGCTTGACTTCCTGTCAGGAAGATGATTTGGTGAACAATGGCAAACCTGTGATCTATTACATCAGGGTTACGGATCCTGCTGAAGCCGATGTTGCGTTGGACAGTGCCTATATGGGTAACCTGATTGCGATAGTGGGGGACAACCTTGGTGATGTTCGTGAGATTTGGTTCAACGACCAGTCAGCTATTCTGAATCCTGCATTTATTAGCGATCAGAGCATTCTGGTGACAACGCCGAATACACCACCGGCAGAAGTGACTGACGAGTTGACCTTGAAATTTGGGAATGGAGGTGAATTGACACATAGTTTTAGCATTTCCATTTCAGCTCCTAGAGTAGATGTGTTGAAGAATGAATATGCACCTGTAGGAACGCCACTTACAATTAAGGGAGATTTCTTTTTTGACCCTTTGGTCGTCACTTTTGAGGGTGGTGTGGAAGCAGAAGTGGTATCGCTCGCTCAAAGTGAATTGACCGTTATCGTTCCAGAAGGAGCAGCGCCAGGTGCAGTTACTGTGGAGACCAATTTTGGCACAGCTACCAGTAGCCAGATGTACTATGATACACGCAATGTCTTTGCAGATTTTGAGGATGAGCCAAGTGGCTGGTGGCATGGACACTTGTTCATTGTAGATCAGGATCCGGATGTTGATCCAATTTCTGGAAGGTTTATCAGGGTAAATCAGGAATATGCAGGTTGGTTTGAGATGTTGGTTGCTCCAGCGAACAGCAGTTTGGCAACAGGAAACATTCCGGCAGATGCAATTCAAAACCCTCAAAAATATAACCTGAAGTTTGAGCTGAATACGGTGACGCCTTGGGCTGACCAAACAGTCCTGAAGTTCTTTATAGGCAATGAGATAGAGCCAGATCGTCACAGTCAAAACTATGCGTGGGCAAGTGGAGCCATTGACACAAAAGGAAAATGGGAGACCATGTCGATTCCTTTCGAATATATCATGGCGAACAGTGCAGCCAATCCAAATACAAATGAGGGGAAATATGCTGTTTCATTCTTCTTTAATGAAGGGGTATCCCAAACGCTCAACTTTGCTGTAGATAACTTTAGGGTCACACCAAAATAG
- a CDS encoding RagB/SusD family nutrient uptake outer membrane protein — protein MKVIRYIYMLTLMVALGACSDEFLEVIPQDRLVADNYFRNEKEIKSATASLYNLAWFGYNDKLAWMGGDVMSGDLHHTWDQEGQFFFFSFNEGNSHISSGWNSLFRVVSYANSIINDMPRAAEGNVEQKVIDEGLAEARFIRAAAYYFLTEYFGELPIVENSTELVTSNNMLLPKNTQSSLYEFMIRDLEFAAANLRTSDQPGRVTQWSAKGMLAKVYLTRAQHLNSSTSSQDFEEAKKLAADVIENSGLSLMNNYANLFHVDYNNNEETLFALQWMSGNYGLGNSRQANYARNSLITGNTEAWGGGKSASLSLLNAISKNDARRASIIMESGNFYPEINQEEGGYTYNIVTYDDGGQQIESAAPLLNNIKKYVVGSAQDFPGKVSTNQAVELNTYMLRLADVYLVYAEAVLGASASTSDTKALQYFNAIRDRASLPSLSTLTFEDIFNERRVEFAFEGINWFDVKRLYYRNASAALNYLNAQKRGMIYQRIQGDNVPDENSVDGYVLEQNTAEVLVTEGDMFLPIPSSEVLNNALLAPGAEAVAYEFD, from the coding sequence ATGAAAGTAATAAGATATATATACATGCTTACGCTGATGGTGGCATTAGGAGCCTGCAGTGATGAGTTTTTGGAGGTAATTCCGCAAGACAGGCTGGTAGCGGATAACTATTTCAGAAATGAAAAGGAAATCAAGTCTGCTACAGCTTCACTCTATAACCTCGCATGGTTTGGCTACAATGATAAGCTGGCTTGGATGGGTGGAGATGTGATGTCTGGAGACCTGCACCACACCTGGGATCAGGAAGGCCAATTCTTTTTCTTTTCCTTCAATGAAGGTAATTCCCATATCTCATCAGGTTGGAACAGCTTGTTCAGGGTAGTGTCATATGCCAACTCAATTATCAATGACATGCCAAGGGCTGCTGAAGGAAATGTTGAGCAGAAAGTGATCGATGAAGGATTGGCAGAAGCAAGGTTTATCAGGGCTGCAGCCTACTATTTCCTGACGGAGTATTTTGGTGAATTGCCAATCGTAGAAAATTCTACTGAGTTGGTGACCAGCAACAATATGTTGCTGCCAAAGAATACACAATCAAGTCTCTATGAATTTATGATCAGGGATCTTGAGTTTGCAGCGGCAAATCTTCGTACCAGTGACCAACCCGGTCGTGTGACCCAATGGTCGGCAAAAGGAATGTTGGCTAAGGTCTACTTGACACGCGCGCAACACCTGAACAGTTCGACCAGCAGTCAGGACTTTGAGGAAGCCAAGAAACTGGCAGCAGATGTGATTGAGAATAGTGGACTTTCTTTGATGAACAACTACGCCAACCTTTTCCATGTGGATTACAACAACAACGAGGAAACGCTTTTTGCGCTGCAATGGATGTCCGGAAATTATGGCTTGGGTAACAGCCGTCAGGCTAATTATGCACGAAATAGTTTGATTACTGGAAATACTGAAGCTTGGGGTGGCGGTAAATCAGCATCACTCAGTTTGTTGAATGCCATCTCAAAAAATGATGCGAGAAGGGCATCAATCATAATGGAGTCAGGAAACTTCTACCCGGAGATCAATCAGGAAGAAGGTGGTTATACTTACAATATTGTGACCTATGATGATGGTGGGCAGCAGATTGAAAGTGCGGCTCCATTACTGAATAATATCAAGAAATATGTGGTCGGCAGTGCACAGGATTTTCCAGGTAAGGTTTCAACCAATCAGGCGGTAGAACTGAACACGTATATGCTAAGGTTGGCAGATGTTTACCTGGTCTATGCGGAAGCGGTTCTGGGAGCTAGTGCTTCCACTTCTGATACAAAGGCGCTTCAGTATTTCAATGCGATCAGGGACAGGGCTTCATTGCCTAGCCTGAGTACCCTGACATTTGAAGATATTTTCAATGAAAGGAGAGTGGAGTTCGCTTTTGAAGGCATCAACTGGTTTGATGTGAAAAGGCTTTACTACCGTAATGCTTCCGCTGCCTTGAATTACTTGAACGCCCAGAAGAGGGGCATGATATACCAGCGAATTCAGGGCGATAACGTTCCGGATGAGAATTCAGTGGATGGCTATGTATTGGAACAGAATACAGCTGAGGTACTGGTTACAGAGGGAGACATGTTCTTGCCAATCCCATCATCGGAGGTATTGAACAACGCTTTGTTGGCTCCCGGAGCAGAAGCCGTAGCGTATGAGTTTGATTAA
- a CDS encoding SusC/RagA family TonB-linked outer membrane protein: MKHVYLKMKKWIALLPLLLCLNMAMAQSIKVAGTVTDVKGEPMPGVTILVEGTTNGTTTDIAGKYAIEVPSSGNLVFNFVGYISQTISVKGKSAISITMEEDLVELSEVVVVGYGTQKKSDLTGAVASVGVEELSNAVTTNIDQALQGRIAGVQVTQNSGQPGGVASIRIRGANSITGSSEPLYVIDGIPFQGDAVSTAGFDWAGGANGQNQVNPLSTINPNDIVSMEVLKDASATAIYGARAANGVVLITTKRGQEGEAKISYNAYYGVQELPRTIEMMNLKEFADYQLTVAQDINQIPDQRYLDPSLLGEGTNWQQAIFREAAMQSHQVSVTGGTKNTKYALTGGYFGQDGIVIGSNFERFTTRISLDNNLKKWLKVGGTISFARTDEEITLNSGGDGVIMQALLTTPATPVKDINGEYAGPEQVNTGVSYNPVAAALIRDNTMKRERLFGNFYAEATLMKGLTFRTEYGMDNNASLNKAFHPTYTWGALVNKENMLRQREEGNFFWIWKNYVTYNTKINDHSLTAMLGQEAQKSAWEGSEVTKRNFASNDIQVLSQGEQDGTVTNGWKDGASLASYFGRFNYGFKDKYLATFTLRADGSSKFGPENKWGYFPSGSIAWRVKNEPFMQSLDAVEDLKLRLGYGEVGNQAIGNYLYGSAMVTLNTPFGTAYRMNNIANPSLKWESTVQYNLGVDLSLFSGRATLTVDLYDKQTKDMLLQLSVPSYLGGTGWDDISAPYGNVGSLQNRGIEVALATVNYDKNDFTWSSNFNISVNRNEVLDLADNSKPYFKNLYWYSEFQTATMTKVGQPIGVFYGYVTEGLFKDREDIINHAVQVKQDGSETDEKPNGVNLVDKTSGVWVGDVKFKDLNGDGIINTDDQTIIGNPNPDFTFGFNNNFRYKGFDLSIFLSGAYGGDILNYSRVMIEGQTSLYNNQSAEVNNRARYQYSDPSAAHDDQYAVSLANPETTIPRFTTNDVNRNNRMSDRFIEDGSYLRIQNVKLAYTFPAAMTRRFMVQKLRLYSSIQNLYTFTNYSGYDPEIGAFNQNPLMQNVDMGRYPTPRVYTLGIDVEF, translated from the coding sequence ATGAAGCATGTGTATCTGAAAATGAAAAAATGGATTGCACTCCTTCCTTTACTGCTCTGCCTGAATATGGCAATGGCTCAGAGCATCAAGGTAGCGGGTACGGTTACGGACGTTAAAGGTGAGCCTATGCCTGGCGTTACCATTCTGGTAGAAGGAACAACAAACGGAACAACTACGGATATAGCTGGCAAGTATGCCATTGAGGTACCTTCATCAGGTAATCTGGTATTCAACTTTGTAGGGTATATCAGCCAGACAATCAGTGTAAAAGGGAAAAGCGCTATCAGCATCACGATGGAAGAAGACCTTGTTGAGTTGAGTGAAGTGGTGGTGGTAGGTTACGGTACCCAAAAGAAAAGTGACCTGACAGGGGCTGTGGCTTCTGTAGGTGTTGAGGAGTTAAGCAATGCTGTGACCACCAATATCGATCAGGCATTGCAAGGTAGGATTGCAGGGGTACAGGTGACGCAGAACTCGGGTCAGCCGGGTGGTGTGGCTTCCATCAGGATTCGTGGAGCCAACTCCATTACAGGTTCAAGTGAGCCTCTTTATGTCATTGATGGTATCCCATTTCAAGGTGATGCAGTATCAACGGCTGGTTTTGACTGGGCTGGTGGTGCAAACGGACAGAATCAGGTAAACCCACTTTCTACCATTAACCCGAATGATATTGTCAGCATGGAAGTGTTGAAAGATGCTTCTGCTACTGCCATTTATGGAGCAAGGGCAGCCAATGGGGTAGTACTAATCACCACGAAGAGAGGACAGGAAGGTGAAGCGAAAATCTCCTACAATGCTTACTACGGTGTGCAGGAATTGCCTCGCACAATTGAGATGATGAACCTAAAGGAATTTGCGGACTATCAGTTGACGGTAGCTCAGGACATTAACCAGATACCTGATCAACGCTACCTTGACCCAAGTCTGTTGGGAGAAGGTACCAACTGGCAGCAGGCAATATTCCGTGAAGCGGCTATGCAAAGCCATCAGGTTTCTGTAACAGGCGGTACAAAGAATACAAAGTATGCGCTGACAGGTGGCTATTTTGGTCAGGATGGTATTGTGATCGGTTCCAACTTTGAAAGGTTTACCACCAGAATTAGTCTTGACAACAACCTGAAAAAATGGCTGAAAGTAGGAGGAACTATCTCCTTTGCCAGAACTGATGAGGAAATCACGCTGAACAGTGGCGGCGATGGGGTGATCATGCAGGCCTTGCTGACTACGCCCGCGACTCCTGTAAAAGATATCAATGGTGAATATGCCGGACCGGAGCAGGTCAATACAGGTGTCAGCTATAACCCTGTGGCGGCAGCGTTGATACGTGATAATACCATGAAGAGGGAAAGGCTGTTCGGTAACTTCTATGCCGAAGCAACCTTGATGAAAGGACTGACTTTCAGAACGGAATATGGTATGGACAATAATGCATCCCTGAACAAGGCTTTCCACCCGACTTATACTTGGGGTGCTTTGGTGAACAAGGAAAACATGTTGCGCCAGCGTGAGGAAGGCAACTTCTTCTGGATCTGGAAAAATTATGTGACTTATAATACAAAAATCAATGACCACAGCCTGACAGCTATGTTAGGACAGGAAGCTCAGAAATCAGCATGGGAAGGTTCAGAGGTGACCAAAAGAAATTTTGCATCCAATGACATTCAGGTATTGAGCCAAGGCGAGCAGGACGGTACGGTAACCAACGGTTGGAAAGATGGCGCTTCACTGGCTTCATATTTCGGTAGGTTCAACTACGGCTTTAAGGACAAGTACTTGGCAACATTCACGCTTCGTGCAGATGGTTCGTCCAAGTTCGGCCCTGAAAACAAGTGGGGCTACTTCCCATCAGGCTCTATTGCTTGGAGAGTGAAGAACGAACCGTTTATGCAGTCACTGGATGCGGTGGAAGACCTGAAACTGAGACTGGGTTACGGTGAGGTTGGTAATCAGGCTATCGGTAACTACCTCTACGGTTCAGCAATGGTTACCCTGAATACGCCTTTCGGAACGGCTTACAGAATGAATAACATCGCCAACCCTTCCTTGAAATGGGAAAGCACCGTGCAATATAACTTGGGCGTTGACTTGTCACTGTTTAGTGGAAGGGCAACACTGACTGTCGACCTGTACGACAAACAGACCAAAGACATGTTGCTTCAGCTTTCTGTGCCAAGCTATTTGGGAGGAACTGGTTGGGATGATATCAGCGCACCTTATGGTAACGTAGGTTCATTGCAGAACCGAGGTATAGAGGTGGCACTTGCGACTGTCAACTACGACAAGAATGACTTTACATGGTCATCGAACTTCAATATTTCGGTCAACAGGAATGAAGTATTGGATCTGGCAGACAATAGCAAGCCTTACTTCAAGAACCTGTATTGGTATTCCGAGTTCCAGACAGCAACCATGACTAAGGTAGGACAGCCAATCGGTGTATTCTATGGTTATGTAACGGAGGGATTATTCAAAGACCGTGAGGACATTATCAACCACGCTGTGCAAGTGAAGCAGGATGGTTCCGAAACAGATGAGAAGCCGAATGGCGTCAACCTTGTCGATAAGACTTCCGGCGTTTGGGTAGGGGATGTCAAGTTTAAGGACTTGAATGGAGATGGCATTATCAATACTGATGACCAAACCATTATCGGAAATCCTAACCCTGATTTCACTTTCGGTTTCAATAACAACTTCAGGTACAAAGGATTTGACTTGTCCATATTCCTGAGCGGTGCTTATGGAGGTGATATCCTGAACTATTCAAGGGTGATGATTGAAGGGCAGACCAGCCTTTACAATAACCAGTCAGCGGAGGTGAATAACCGTGCCCGCTACCAGTACAGTGATCCTTCAGCGGCACATGATGACCAGTATGCGGTTTCTCTGGCAAACCCTGAAACAACCATTCCACGATTCACGACCAATGATGTCAACCGAAATAACAGGATGTCAGACAGGTTTATCGAGGATGGCTCTTATCTGCGTATCCAGAACGTGAAACTGGCTTACACTTTCCCTGCAGCGATGACACGCAGGTTTATGGTGCAGAAGCTGAGACTTTACAGCAGCATCCAGAACCTTTACACCTTTACCAACTACTCAGGTTACGATCCTGAAATTGGCGCATTCAATCAGAATCCGCTGATGCAGAATGTGGACATGGGTCGCTATCCGACACCAAGGGTGTACACATTGGGTATAGATGTGGAGTTTTAA